A window from Mycobacterium botniense encodes these proteins:
- a CDS encoding acyl-CoA dehydrogenase family protein: MTKRVIDRVMDIADQLREQAVEAERIGRLTDQTTKAMKEVGSIRLLQTAKYGGYEVHPREFAETVMATAALDPAAGWITGVVAVHPYQLAYADPRVAEEIWADDFDTWVASPYAPQGVAKPVDGGYLFSGHWQFSSGTDQCDWIILGAMLGDADGTPVMPPQMLHMILPRKDYQIVEDSWNVVGLRGTGSKDIIVRDAFVPDYRTMDATEVMDGTAQRKAGMTKPLYLMPWSTMFPLGITAAVVGIAEGALAAHLDYQRDRVGATGTAIKDDPYVMYAIGEAAADINAARQELLANVDRIYDIVEAGKDVSFQDRAAGRRTQIRAAWRAVMAVDQIFSRSGGNALRMDKPLQRYWRDAHAGLAHAIHVPGTVFHASALSSLGIEPQGPLRAMI; encoded by the coding sequence ATGACCAAACGAGTAATCGACCGGGTGATGGACATCGCCGACCAGCTGCGCGAGCAGGCCGTCGAGGCGGAGCGCATCGGCCGGCTGACCGATCAGACCACCAAAGCGATGAAAGAGGTCGGGTCGATCCGGCTGCTGCAAACCGCGAAGTACGGCGGCTACGAGGTCCATCCTCGCGAGTTCGCCGAGACCGTGATGGCCACCGCCGCCCTTGATCCCGCCGCCGGCTGGATCACCGGTGTGGTGGCGGTGCACCCCTACCAGCTGGCCTATGCCGATCCACGGGTGGCTGAGGAGATCTGGGCCGATGACTTCGACACCTGGGTGGCGTCCCCGTATGCGCCGCAGGGCGTGGCCAAACCCGTCGACGGCGGCTACCTTTTTAGCGGTCACTGGCAGTTCAGCTCCGGCACCGATCAGTGCGACTGGATCATCCTGGGCGCCATGCTCGGCGACGCCGACGGCACGCCGGTCATGCCTCCGCAGATGCTGCACATGATCCTGCCGCGCAAGGACTACCAGATCGTCGAGGACTCGTGGAACGTCGTGGGGCTGCGCGGCACCGGCTCCAAGGACATCATCGTGCGCGACGCGTTTGTGCCCGACTACCGGACGATGGATGCCACCGAGGTCATGGACGGCACTGCGCAACGTAAGGCCGGCATGACCAAGCCGCTGTATCTGATGCCGTGGTCGACGATGTTCCCGCTGGGGATCACGGCGGCGGTCGTCGGCATCGCCGAAGGGGCATTGGCCGCCCACCTGGACTATCAACGAGACCGGGTGGGAGCGACCGGCACCGCGATCAAGGACGATCCATACGTCATGTACGCGATCGGCGAAGCCGCCGCCGACATCAACGCCGCCCGCCAGGAACTGCTGGCCAATGTGGACCGCATCTACGATATCGTCGAAGCCGGCAAGGACGTGTCGTTTCAGGACCGCGCTGCCGGACGTCGCACCCAGATCCGTGCGGCGTGGCGTGCGGTCATGGCCGTCGACCAGATTTTCTCCCGCTCCGGGGGCAACGCCTTGCGGATGGACAAACCGCTGCAACGCTATTGGCGCGACGCGCACGCCGGTCTCGCCCACGCCATCCACGTGCCCGGCACCGTGTTCCACGCCTCGGCGCTAAGCTCGCTGGGTATCGAACCGCAGGGCCCGCTGCGGGCCATGATCTAA
- a CDS encoding alpha/beta fold hydrolase, producing MTADLSYDTTRREIATEAGVLRYHEAGEGPPLLLLHGSGAGVTGWRNFRGVLPAFAAHFRCLILEFPGFGISDDFGGHPLLTAFDAVVRFVDALGLDTVDILGNSMGGGVAINYALAHPERVRRLVTIGGIGLNIFSPGPAEGIRLLQEFVDDPTRERLIRWLHSMVYDPAVVTEELIEERWRHATDPETLAAARRMYGKEAFTQLTKAMESSPGPQPWAVMHRLTAPTLITWGRDDRVSPLDMALIPMRTIPNAELHVFPKCGHWTMIEAKDAFETVVLAFLLRKGTAR from the coding sequence ATGACAGCTGATCTGAGCTACGACACCACCCGTCGCGAGATCGCGACCGAGGCAGGTGTTTTGCGCTATCACGAGGCCGGCGAGGGGCCGCCGCTGCTGCTGTTACACGGCTCCGGGGCCGGAGTGACGGGATGGCGCAATTTCCGGGGGGTGCTGCCCGCGTTCGCCGCGCACTTCCGTTGTCTGATCCTGGAATTCCCCGGCTTCGGTATCAGCGACGACTTCGGGGGCCACCCTTTGCTCACCGCGTTCGACGCGGTGGTCCGGTTCGTCGACGCGCTCGGTCTGGACACCGTCGATATCCTGGGCAACTCGATGGGCGGCGGCGTGGCAATCAACTACGCGCTCGCCCATCCCGAGCGGGTGCGCCGGCTGGTGACCATCGGCGGTATCGGCCTCAACATCTTCAGCCCGGGTCCCGCGGAAGGGATCCGGTTGCTGCAGGAATTCGTCGACGACCCGACCCGTGAACGACTGATCCGCTGGCTGCACTCGATGGTCTACGACCCTGCGGTGGTCACCGAGGAACTCATCGAGGAGCGCTGGCGCCATGCCACCGATCCTGAAACGCTGGCCGCCGCGCGCAGAATGTACGGCAAAGAGGCGTTCACGCAGCTGACCAAGGCCATGGAATCGTCCCCGGGACCGCAGCCGTGGGCGGTGATGCATCGGCTTACGGCGCCGACGTTGATCACCTGGGGCCGCGATGACCGGGTGAGCCCGCTGGACATGGCGCTGATCCCGATGCGCACCATCCCCAACGCCGAACTGCACGTGTTTCCCAAGTGCGGGCACTGGACAATGATCGAGGCCAAAGACGCGTTCGAAACCGTCGTGTTGGCTTTCTTGCTCCGCAAGGGCACCGCGCGGTAG